A single region of the Streptomyces sp. NBC_00425 genome encodes:
- the nadC gene encoding carboxylating nicotinate-nucleotide diphosphorylase produces the protein MSTPDIPLAPSVGCGDGCACGADADAGFTDEGYAEYEECGLDPALAQLLVDAGLDPVEVEDIANVAIQEDLAHGVDVTTVATIPEEAVATADFTAREAGVVAGLRIAEAVVSVVCTDEFEVERHVEDGDRVEAGQKLLSVTTRTRDLLTAERSALNLLCRLSGIATATRAWADVLEGTAARVRDTRKTTPGLRSLEKFAVRCGGGVNHRMSLSDAALVKDNHVVAAGGVAEAFEAVRETFPDVPIEVEVDTLHQLREVLDAGADLILLDNFTPAECAEAVALVGERALLEASGRLTLDNAKAYADTGVDFLAVGALTHSSPILDIGLDLRAAE, from the coding sequence GTGAGCACCCCCGACATTCCCCTCGCCCCGAGCGTCGGCTGCGGCGACGGCTGTGCGTGCGGCGCCGACGCAGACGCCGGATTCACCGACGAGGGATACGCCGAATACGAGGAGTGCGGGCTCGACCCCGCGCTCGCCCAGCTGCTGGTCGACGCCGGACTGGACCCCGTCGAGGTGGAGGACATCGCCAACGTCGCCATCCAGGAGGACCTGGCGCACGGCGTCGACGTGACGACGGTCGCGACCATCCCCGAGGAGGCGGTCGCCACCGCCGACTTCACCGCGCGCGAGGCGGGCGTGGTCGCGGGACTGCGGATCGCCGAGGCGGTCGTCTCGGTCGTCTGCACGGACGAGTTCGAGGTCGAGCGGCACGTGGAGGACGGCGACCGCGTGGAGGCCGGGCAGAAGCTGCTGTCGGTCACCACGCGCACGCGTGACCTCCTCACCGCCGAGCGCAGCGCGCTGAACCTGCTGTGCCGCCTGTCCGGCATCGCCACCGCCACGCGCGCGTGGGCGGACGTCCTGGAGGGCACCGCGGCACGCGTGCGCGACACCCGCAAGACGACGCCGGGCCTGCGCTCGCTGGAGAAGTTCGCCGTCCGCTGCGGCGGGGGCGTCAACCACCGCATGTCGCTGTCCGACGCGGCACTGGTCAAGGACAACCACGTGGTCGCCGCGGGCGGTGTCGCCGAGGCCTTCGAGGCGGTGCGGGAGACCTTCCCGGACGTGCCGATCGAGGTCGAGGTCGACACCCTGCACCAGCTGCGCGAGGTCCTCGACGCGGGGGCCGACCTCATCCTGCTGGACAACTTCACGCCCGCCGAGTGCGCCGAGGCCGTGGCCCTCGTGGGCGAGCGCGCGCTGCTGGAGGCGTCGGGCCGGCTCACCCTGGACAACGCCAAGGCCTACGCCGACACGGGCGTCGACTTCCTCGCCGTGGGCGCGCTGACGCACTCCTCGCCGATCCTGGACATCGGTCTGGATCTGCGGGCGGCGGAGTAG
- a CDS encoding AAA family ATPase, translating into MLLWINGPFGGGKTQTAYEIRRRLPGSVVCDPEHAGFGLRRMLPPDLRGDFQDLASWRQGVVEVLDLALQKHDGVVVVPMTVTDPVYFAETVGRLRELGHDVRHFTLLAERETVLRRLRERGPGHLLGFAVGRNAGLRRETWAVRRLDHCLEHLREPEFAEHLWTDHATVPKTADRIAVLAGLTLRPHTGGALRTRLRQAGVGLRHIRFD; encoded by the coding sequence ATGCTCCTGTGGATCAACGGTCCCTTCGGCGGCGGCAAGACGCAGACCGCCTACGAGATCCGGCGCCGTCTGCCCGGCAGCGTGGTGTGCGACCCCGAGCACGCCGGGTTCGGCCTGCGCCGCATGCTGCCGCCGGATCTGCGCGGTGACTTCCAGGACCTGGCGTCCTGGCGGCAGGGCGTCGTCGAGGTCCTCGACCTGGCGCTCCAAAAGCACGACGGCGTGGTCGTCGTCCCGATGACCGTCACCGACCCGGTGTACTTCGCCGAGACCGTCGGCAGGCTGCGCGAACTCGGTCACGACGTACGTCACTTCACGCTCCTCGCCGAACGGGAGACGGTCCTGCGGCGGCTGCGCGAGCGCGGCCCGGGACACCTCCTCGGGTTCGCCGTGGGCCGGAACGCGGGGCTGCGCCGGGAGACCTGGGCCGTCAGACGGCTCGACCACTGCCTGGAACACCTGCGCGAGCCGGAGTTCGCCGAGCACCTGTGGACGGACCACGCGACCGTGCCGAAGACGGCCGACCGCATCGCCGTCCTCGCCGGTCTGACGCTCCGGCCCCACACCGGGGGCGCGCTGCGGACACGGCTGCGGCAGGCCGGCGTGGGGCTGAGACACATCCGGTTCGACTGA
- the panC gene encoding pantoate--beta-alanine ligase, whose product MTVALLRTADELHARTRDGRRAVVMTMGALHEGHATLVRTARELAGPGGEVVVTVFVNPLQFGAGEDLDRYPRTLDADLEIAGRAGADVVFAPSVDEVYPGGEPQVRISAGPMGERLEGGSRPGHFDGMLTVVAKLLHLTRPDAALFGQKDAQQLALIRRMTRDLNFGVQIVAVPTVREEDGLALSSRNRYLSARERRTALALSQALFAGRDRHAAQEALRARAREVPATHARAEALSAIGESRAAADAHAVAKATPGNPAAVRAAARQILDEALRLDPPLRLDYLALVDPSDFTEIEDDFTGEAVLAVAARVGTTRLIDNLPLTFGAAS is encoded by the coding sequence ATGACCGTCGCCCTGCTGCGCACCGCCGACGAGCTGCACGCACGCACGCGTGACGGCCGCCGGGCCGTCGTGATGACGATGGGCGCCCTGCACGAGGGGCACGCCACCCTGGTGCGTACCGCCCGCGAGCTCGCCGGGCCCGGCGGCGAGGTCGTCGTCACGGTCTTCGTCAACCCGCTGCAGTTCGGCGCGGGCGAGGACCTCGACCGCTACCCGCGCACCCTGGACGCCGACCTCGAGATCGCCGGGCGGGCCGGCGCGGACGTCGTGTTCGCCCCGTCCGTGGACGAGGTCTACCCGGGCGGCGAGCCGCAGGTCCGCATCTCCGCGGGCCCCATGGGCGAGCGACTGGAGGGCGGCTCCCGGCCCGGGCACTTCGACGGCATGCTCACCGTCGTCGCCAAGCTGCTGCACCTCACCCGGCCCGACGCCGCCCTCTTCGGACAGAAGGACGCCCAGCAGCTCGCCCTGATCCGCCGGATGACGCGCGACCTGAACTTCGGCGTGCAGATCGTCGCCGTGCCGACCGTGCGCGAGGAGGACGGGCTGGCGCTGTCCAGCCGCAACCGCTATCTGTCCGCGCGGGAGCGGCGCACCGCGCTCGCCCTCTCCCAGGCCCTCTTCGCCGGCCGCGACCGGCACGCGGCGCAGGAAGCACTGCGGGCCCGCGCGCGGGAGGTGCCCGCCACACACGCGCGTGCCGAGGCGCTCAGCGCCATCGGCGAGTCCCGTGCGGCCGCCGACGCGCACGCGGTCGCCAAGGCCACCCCCGGCAATCCCGCCGCGGTCCGCGCGGCCGCCCGTCAGATCCTGGACGAGGCCCTGCGGCTCGACCCCCCGCTGCGGCTGGACTACCTCGCGCTCGTCGACCCGTCCGACTTCACCGAGATCGAGGACGACTTCACCGGCGAGGCCGTTCTCGCCGTCGCCGCCCGGGTCGGCACGACCCGGCTGATCGACAACCTCCCCCTCACCTTCGGAGCCGCCTCGTGA
- a CDS encoding threonine aldolase family protein encodes MAYTTDQGDEKTAQQRLRERRAVAHREAERVLSRAGFRATLRDRLAYLHEHAPDVHDLDESGDMYGNGVVGALEERVAGLLGTEAAAFFPTGTMAQQIALRCWAGRTGNPTVALHALSHPERWERGAFSAVSGLRTVRVTGEPRLPTAEEVRGFEEPFGALMLELPLREAGYVLPSWEELTETVAAARERDAVVHFDGARLWETTRRFGRPLHEIADLADSVYVSFYKSLDGFGGAALAGPRSLVEEAKTWRHRYGGTIFQQFPTALSALIGLERELPRLPEYVDHARVVAGALREGLAATDVPWARVFPEPPHTHEFQVWLPYEADVLAEAAALQAEETGTMLFAGAWERGGPGLSVTEVGVRSEGLTWTADDVRAAVADFATRIPRTARAADEVDG; translated from the coding sequence ATGGCATACACGACGGACCAGGGCGACGAGAAGACGGCACAGCAGCGCCTCCGCGAGCGGCGGGCGGTCGCTCACCGGGAGGCGGAGCGCGTCCTGTCGCGCGCGGGATTCCGCGCAACGCTTCGCGACCGGCTCGCGTACCTCCACGAGCACGCACCCGACGTCCACGACCTGGACGAGTCCGGTGACATGTACGGCAACGGGGTCGTGGGAGCCCTGGAGGAGCGGGTCGCCGGCCTGCTCGGCACGGAGGCCGCCGCGTTCTTCCCGACCGGCACGATGGCCCAGCAGATCGCGCTGCGCTGCTGGGCGGGCCGCACCGGCAACCCGACGGTCGCGCTGCACGCGCTGAGTCATCCCGAGAGGTGGGAGCGGGGCGCGTTCAGCGCCGTCAGCGGGCTGCGCACCGTCCGGGTGACGGGGGAGCCCCGGCTGCCCACGGCGGAGGAGGTGCGCGGCTTCGAGGAGCCCTTCGGCGCGTTGATGCTGGAGCTGCCTCTGCGGGAGGCCGGTTATGTGCTGCCTTCCTGGGAGGAGCTGACCGAGACCGTGGCGGCGGCGCGCGAGCGCGACGCCGTGGTCCACTTCGACGGCGCGCGGCTGTGGGAGACGACCCGGCGTTTCGGGCGTCCTCTGCACGAGATCGCCGACCTGGCGGACAGCGTCTACGTGTCGTTCTACAAGTCCCTCGACGGCTTCGGCGGAGCCGCGCTCGCCGGCCCGCGGTCGCTGGTGGAGGAGGCGAAGACCTGGCGGCACCGGTACGGCGGCACGATATTCCAGCAGTTCCCCACCGCGTTGTCGGCGCTCATCGGCCTGGAGCGCGAACTGCCCAGGCTGCCCGAGTACGTGGACCACGCGCGCGTGGTGGCCGGCGCGCTGCGCGAGGGTCTCGCCGCGACGGACGTGCCGTGGGCGCGCGTGTTCCCGGAGCCGCCGCACACCCACGAGTTCCAGGTCTGGCTGCCCTACGAGGCCGACGTCCTCGCCGAAGCGGCGGCGCTCCAGGCCGAGGAGACGGGGACGATGCTCTTCGCGGGCGCCTGGGAACGGGGCGGACCGGGGCTCTCCGTCACCGAGGTCGGCGTCCGCTCCGAGGGCCTGACATGGACGGCGGACGACGTGAGGGCGGCGGTCGCGGACTTCGCCACACGGATCCCCCGGACGGCCCGGGCCGCCGACGAGGTCGACGGGTAG
- a CDS encoding L-aspartate oxidase: MTSTGIRLHAPAPGWNISADVVVVGSGVAGLTAALRCEAAGLRTVVVTKARLDDGSTRWAQGGIAAALGDGDTPEQHLDDTLVAGAGLCDEEAVRILVTEGPDAVRRLIETGAHFDESEEGGLELTREGGHHRRRIAHAGGDATGAEISRALVEAVRARGLRTIENALVLDLLTDAEGRTAGVTLHVMGEGQHDGVGAVHAPAVVLATGGMGQVFSATTNPSVSTGDGVALALRAGAEVSDLEFVQFHPTVLFLGADAEGQQPLVSEAVRGEGAHLVDADGVRFMLGQHELAELAPRDIVAKGIMRRMQEQDAEHMFLDARHFGAEMWEHRFPTILAACRAHGIDPVTEPVPVAPAAHYASGGVRTDSRGRTTVPGLYACGEVACTGVHGANRLASNSLLEGLVYAERIVADIAASRTDDALRARVPAPVERPERPAHPLLAPEARFAIQRIMTDGAGVLRSAASLERAADQLQRLHTEARDALDENGKTAEPGVDTWEATNLLCVARVLVAAALLREETRGCHWREDHADRDDAGWRRHIVVRLNPDRTLAVHTTDTADFPPTRQHHQEQ; encoded by the coding sequence GTGACCAGCACAGGCATACGACTGCACGCACCCGCGCCCGGGTGGAACATCTCCGCGGACGTGGTGGTCGTCGGTTCCGGCGTCGCCGGCCTGACCGCGGCCCTGCGCTGCGAGGCCGCGGGGCTGAGGACGGTCGTCGTCACCAAGGCGCGCCTCGACGACGGCTCCACCCGCTGGGCGCAGGGCGGCATAGCCGCGGCCCTGGGCGACGGCGACACGCCCGAACAGCACCTGGACGACACACTGGTGGCGGGCGCGGGCCTGTGCGACGAGGAGGCCGTGCGCATCCTCGTCACCGAGGGGCCCGACGCCGTGCGCCGGCTGATCGAGACCGGCGCGCACTTCGACGAGTCCGAGGAAGGCGGCCTGGAACTGACCCGCGAGGGCGGCCACCACCGTCGCCGTATCGCGCACGCGGGTGGCGACGCGACCGGCGCGGAGATCTCCCGCGCGCTCGTCGAGGCGGTACGCGCGCGGGGACTGCGCACGATCGAGAACGCACTCGTCCTGGACCTCCTCACGGACGCCGAAGGCCGCACCGCCGGCGTCACCCTGCACGTCATGGGTGAGGGCCAGCACGACGGCGTGGGGGCCGTGCACGCCCCCGCCGTCGTCCTCGCGACCGGCGGCATGGGCCAGGTGTTCTCCGCGACCACCAACCCTTCGGTGTCCACCGGCGACGGCGTGGCGCTCGCCCTGCGCGCGGGCGCGGAGGTCTCCGACCTGGAGTTCGTCCAGTTCCACCCGACGGTGCTGTTCCTGGGCGCGGACGCCGAGGGCCAGCAGCCCCTCGTCTCGGAGGCCGTGCGCGGCGAGGGCGCGCACCTGGTCGACGCGGACGGCGTGCGCTTCATGCTCGGCCAGCACGAGCTGGCCGAGCTCGCGCCCCGCGACATCGTCGCCAAGGGCATCATGCGCCGCATGCAGGAGCAGGACGCCGAGCACATGTTCCTCGACGCCCGCCACTTCGGCGCCGAGATGTGGGAGCACCGCTTCCCGACGATCCTCGCCGCCTGCCGTGCCCACGGCATCGACCCGGTCACCGAGCCCGTGCCGGTCGCCCCGGCGGCCCACTACGCCTCCGGAGGCGTGCGCACCGACTCCCGCGGCCGGACGACCGTGCCGGGCCTGTACGCGTGCGGTGAGGTCGCCTGCACCGGCGTGCACGGCGCGAACCGGCTGGCATCCAACTCGCTCCTCGAAGGCCTCGTGTACGCCGAGCGCATCGTGGCCGACATCGCCGCGAGCCGGACGGACGACGCACTGCGCGCGCGGGTGCCCGCGCCCGTGGAGCGCCCCGAGCGGCCCGCACACCCGCTGCTCGCCCCCGAGGCCCGGTTCGCGATCCAGCGGATCATGACCGACGGCGCGGGCGTACTGCGCTCCGCCGCGTCCCTGGAGAGGGCCGCCGACCAGTTGCAGCGGCTGCACACCGAGGCCCGCGACGCCCTCGACGAGAACGGCAAGACGGCCGAGCCCGGCGTCGACACCTGGGAGGCCACCAACCTCCTGTGCGTCGCGCGCGTGCTGGTCGCCGCCGCCCTCCTGCGCGAGGAGACCCGCGGCTGCCACTGGCGCGAGGACCACGCCGACCGCGACGACGCCGGCTGGCGCCGCCACATCGTCGTACGGCTGAATCCGGACCGCACCCTCGCCGTACACACCACCGATACCGCAGACTTCCCCCCGACCCGGCAGCACCACCAGGAGCAGTGA
- a CDS encoding type III pantothenate kinase, with protein MLLTIDVGNTHTVLGLFDGEDIVEHWRISTDARRTADELAVLLQGLMGMHPLLGDELGDGIDGIAICATVPSVLHELREVTRRYYGDVPAVLVEPGVKTGVPILFDNPKEVGADRIINAVAANELYGGPAIVVDFGTATTFDAVSARGEYVGGVIAPGIEISVDALGVKAAQLRKIELARPRSVIGKNTVEAMQSGIVYGFAGQVDGVVTRMARELAEDPDDVTVIATGGLAPTVLGESSVIDEHEPWLTLIGLRLVYERNVSRM; from the coding sequence ATGCTGCTGACGATCGACGTGGGCAACACGCACACCGTGCTCGGCCTCTTCGACGGTGAGGACATCGTCGAGCACTGGCGGATCTCCACCGACGCCCGCCGCACGGCGGACGAACTGGCCGTGCTCCTGCAGGGCCTGATGGGCATGCACCCCCTCCTCGGGGACGAGCTGGGCGACGGCATCGACGGCATCGCGATCTGCGCCACGGTGCCGTCCGTGCTGCACGAGCTGCGCGAGGTGACGCGGCGCTACTACGGCGACGTGCCCGCCGTGCTCGTCGAACCCGGCGTGAAGACGGGCGTGCCGATCCTGTTCGACAACCCCAAGGAGGTCGGCGCCGACCGCATCATCAACGCCGTCGCGGCGAACGAGCTCTACGGCGGTCCGGCGATCGTCGTCGACTTCGGCACGGCGACGACGTTCGACGCGGTCAGCGCGCGCGGGGAGTACGTCGGCGGGGTCATCGCACCCGGCATCGAGATCTCGGTGGACGCGCTGGGCGTCAAGGCCGCGCAGCTGCGCAAGATCGAACTGGCCCGGCCCCGGAGCGTGATCGGCAAGAACACGGTCGAGGCCATGCAGTCCGGGATCGTCTACGGCTTCGCCGGCCAGGTCGACGGCGTGGTGACCCGGATGGCCCGGGAACTCGCGGAGGACCCGGACGACGTGACGGTGATCGCGACCGGCGGCCTGGCGCCGACGGTGCTGGGCGAGTCCTCGGTGATCGACGAGCACGAGCCCTGGCTGACGCTGATCGGGCTGCGCCTGGTGTACGAGCGGAACGTGTCCCGCATGTGA
- a CDS encoding response regulator, giving the protein MTIRVMLVDDQMLLRTGFRMVLAAQPDMEVVAEAGDGVEALQVVRSTEVDVVLMDVRMPKLDGVEATRRICEEPDPPKVLILTTFDLDEYAFSGLKAGASGFMLKDVPPSELLAAIRSVHSGDAVVAPSTTRRLLDRFAPMLPATGGEPRHKELERLTEREREVMVLVAQGLSNGEIAARLVLSEATVKTHVGRILTKLGLRDRVQVVVLAYETGLVRAGGH; this is encoded by the coding sequence ATGACGATCCGCGTGATGCTGGTCGACGACCAGATGCTGCTGCGCACCGGGTTCCGGATGGTGCTCGCCGCCCAGCCGGACATGGAGGTCGTGGCGGAGGCGGGCGACGGCGTCGAGGCCCTCCAGGTGGTGCGTTCGACGGAGGTGGACGTCGTTCTGATGGACGTCCGGATGCCGAAGCTGGACGGCGTGGAGGCCACCCGGCGCATCTGCGAGGAGCCAGACCCGCCGAAGGTGCTGATCCTGACCACCTTCGACCTCGACGAGTACGCGTTCTCGGGGCTGAAGGCAGGCGCCTCCGGCTTCATGCTGAAGGACGTCCCGCCCAGCGAGCTGCTCGCCGCGATCCGCTCCGTGCACAGCGGTGACGCGGTGGTCGCGCCCTCCACCACCCGCCGTCTCCTGGACCGTTTCGCGCCGATGCTGCCCGCCACGGGAGGCGAACCCCGCCACAAGGAGCTGGAACGGCTCACGGAACGCGAGCGCGAGGTGATGGTGCTGGTCGCCCAGGGTCTGTCCAACGGGGAGATCGCTGCCCGGCTGGTGCTCTCCGAAGCGACCGTCAAGACCCATGTGGGACGCATCCTCACCAAGCTCGGCCTGCGCGACCGCGTCCAGGTGGTGGTGCTGGCCTATGAAACGGGTCTCGTCCGCGCCGGCGGCCACTGA
- a CDS encoding Rossmann-like and DUF2520 domain-containing protein, protein MSTAQQPDPRDRPARLAVGVVGAGRVGPALAASLQLAGHRPVAVSGVSDASRRRAGLLLPDVPLVPPAEVLRRADLVLLTVPDDALPGLVEGLAETGAVRPGQLLVHTSGRYGAKVLDPALRAGALPLALHPAMTFTGTPVDVQRLAGCSFGVTAPDGLRMAAEALVIEMGGEPEWIAEESRPLYHAALALGANHLVTLVAQSMELLRAAGVEAPDRMLGPLLGAALDNALRSGDAALTGPVARGDAGTVAAHVAQLREHAPQTVAGYLAMARATADRALAHGLLKPELAEDLLGVLAGHPHGAPSDPGGTGPHGAEGDAG, encoded by the coding sequence GTGAGTACAGCCCAACAACCAGACCCGAGGGACCGCCCCGCGCGGCTGGCCGTCGGCGTCGTCGGCGCGGGCCGGGTGGGTCCCGCCCTGGCCGCGTCCCTCCAGCTCGCCGGACATCGTCCGGTCGCCGTCTCGGGTGTCTCCGACGCCTCCAGGCGACGAGCCGGGCTCCTGCTGCCCGACGTGCCGCTCGTCCCGCCCGCCGAGGTCCTGCGACGCGCTGACCTGGTGCTGCTGACGGTCCCCGACGACGCCCTGCCCGGCCTGGTGGAGGGCCTCGCCGAGACCGGCGCCGTGCGCCCCGGCCAGCTCCTCGTGCACACCTCCGGACGGTACGGCGCGAAGGTCCTCGACCCCGCCCTGCGCGCGGGCGCCCTGCCGCTCGCGCTGCACCCCGCGATGACCTTCACGGGCACCCCGGTGGACGTTCAGCGCCTGGCCGGCTGCTCCTTCGGCGTCACCGCGCCCGACGGCCTGCGGATGGCCGCGGAGGCCCTGGTGATCGAGATGGGCGGCGAGCCGGAGTGGATCGCCGAGGAGAGCCGCCCGCTCTACCACGCGGCCCTCGCCCTGGGCGCCAACCACCTGGTCACCCTGGTCGCCCAGTCCATGGAGCTGCTGCGCGCGGCCGGCGTGGAAGCACCCGACCGGATGCTCGGCCCGCTCCTCGGCGCCGCTCTCGACAACGCGCTGCGCTCGGGCGACGCCGCGCTCACCGGCCCCGTCGCACGCGGGGACGCGGGCACGGTCGCCGCGCACGTCGCGCAGCTGCGCGAGCACGCCCCGCAGACCGTCGCCGGCTATCTGGCGATGGCCCGCGCGACCGCCGACCGCGCGCTCGCCCACGGGCTCCTCAAGCCCGAACTCGCCGAGGACCTCCTCGGGGTGCTCGCCGGCCACCCGCACGGCGCCCCGTCCGACCCCGGCGGCACCGGCCCGCACGGCGCCGAAGGAGATGCCGGATGA
- a CDS encoding DUF5937 family protein, whose protein sequence is MSLRIDVAGLRPERVSVAPSPLAELGMALHALAEPGHHPGLQGWVTAVTAGLDPHLADRMCEADFLWRTTFSDLFLPCAGVPGRTTLPGATLADELDLLDKLTDEQFVDCALEFICAPGYDLPGAGVLRHPELRRRAFDLAATRGPRQVRFTRRLLDDPPRVRGWLRQFLRDCDEAFFSDVWARVRLPLAADARLKTDLLRRRGLAETLTAVSSAVTLDEEAARITVDKLVVGHSTTGDGGLLLVPTSLGWPHLMVLHRYGWQPVLHYPVGSPEPAAPPSVEQLALRMTALSHPVRMRICRMLARSAYTTTELAQVHGVSAPEISRHLTLLKKAGLVTTRRRGRYLLHQLDVTVVARLGSDFLEGILR, encoded by the coding sequence ATGAGCCTGCGCATCGACGTCGCCGGGCTGCGGCCGGAGAGGGTCTCCGTCGCGCCCTCGCCCCTGGCCGAGCTCGGCATGGCGCTGCACGCGCTGGCCGAGCCGGGGCACCATCCCGGCCTGCAGGGCTGGGTCACCGCGGTCACCGCCGGGCTCGACCCGCATCTGGCCGACCGGATGTGCGAGGCGGACTTCCTGTGGCGGACGACGTTCTCGGACCTCTTCCTGCCCTGTGCGGGCGTCCCGGGCAGAACCACCCTCCCCGGCGCGACGCTGGCCGACGAACTCGACCTCCTGGACAAGCTGACGGACGAACAGTTCGTCGACTGCGCGCTGGAATTCATCTGCGCGCCCGGATACGACCTGCCGGGCGCCGGCGTCCTCCGCCACCCGGAGCTGCGCCGACGCGCCTTCGACCTGGCCGCCACCCGCGGCCCGCGACAGGTGCGGTTCACGCGGCGGCTGCTCGACGACCCGCCACGCGTGCGTGGCTGGCTGCGCCAGTTCCTTCGGGACTGCGACGAGGCGTTCTTCTCCGACGTCTGGGCGCGGGTGCGGCTCCCCCTCGCCGCCGACGCCCGTCTGAAGACGGACCTCCTGCGCCGCAGGGGGCTGGCGGAGACGCTCACCGCCGTGTCCTCGGCCGTGACGCTCGACGAGGAGGCCGCGCGGATCACCGTCGACAAACTGGTCGTGGGCCACAGCACGACGGGGGACGGCGGCCTGCTGCTGGTGCCCACGAGCCTCGGCTGGCCGCACCTGATGGTGCTGCACCGGTACGGCTGGCAGCCGGTGCTGCACTACCCGGTCGGCTCGCCGGAGCCGGCCGCACCGCCGTCGGTGGAGCAGCTGGCGCTGCGGATGACCGCGCTGTCCCATCCCGTCCGGATGCGCATCTGCCGGATGCTGGCCCGCAGCGCGTACACCACGACGGAACTGGCCCAGGTCCACGGTGTGTCGGCGCCCGAGATATCCCGGCACCTCACGCTGCTGAAGAAGGCGGGCCTGGTCACCACGCGCCGACGCGGCCGGTACCTGCTGCACCAGCTCGACGTCACGGTGGTGGCCCGGCTGGGCAGCGACTTCCTGGAGGGGATACTCCGCTAG
- a CDS encoding sensor histidine kinase: MQRFYDFLRRNPTGVDGFWALVLFGISVVAGTTGRNQRGGTDSMALYVPVVLLLCLVIALRRRLPEKMLLLAAALGVAQLALDVSTTAADFALLVIVYTVAANGARWASRLALVMGLSAATLAQLRWPNENSGVPGNAATVVFLTVPFAFAWVLGDSMRTRRAYFAQLEERAARLEKEREAQAKVAVAAERARIARELHDVVAHNVSVMVVQADGAAYVLDAAPDQAKTALETISSTGRQALAEMRRLLGVLRTGEHQEGGEYVPQPDVEQIEDLVEQCRGSGLPVDFKVEGTARPLPSGVELTAYRIVQEALTNTRKHGGPNTGASVRLVYFDDGLGLLVEDDGKGAPHELYEEGGADGAGHGLIGMRERVGMVGGTLDAGPRPGGGFRISALLPLKPAH; this comes from the coding sequence GTGCAGCGCTTCTATGACTTCCTCCGCAGAAACCCGACCGGGGTCGACGGCTTCTGGGCCCTCGTCCTGTTCGGGATCTCTGTCGTGGCCGGAACCACCGGCCGGAACCAGCGCGGGGGCACCGACTCCATGGCGCTGTACGTGCCCGTCGTGCTTCTGCTCTGCCTGGTCATCGCGCTGCGTAGGCGGCTGCCCGAGAAGATGCTGCTGCTGGCCGCCGCCCTGGGGGTGGCGCAGCTGGCGCTGGACGTCTCGACGACGGCCGCCGACTTCGCCCTGCTGGTGATCGTCTACACGGTCGCGGCCAACGGCGCGCGCTGGGCGTCCAGGCTGGCGCTCGTGATGGGTCTGAGCGCGGCCACCCTCGCCCAGCTGCGCTGGCCGAACGAGAACTCGGGCGTGCCGGGCAACGCTGCGACCGTGGTCTTCCTGACGGTGCCGTTCGCGTTCGCCTGGGTGCTCGGCGACTCCATGCGCACCCGCCGCGCGTACTTCGCCCAGCTGGAGGAACGCGCGGCCCGTCTGGAGAAGGAGCGCGAGGCGCAGGCGAAGGTCGCCGTCGCCGCCGAGCGCGCCCGCATCGCCCGCGAGCTGCACGACGTCGTCGCGCACAACGTGTCGGTGATGGTGGTGCAGGCCGACGGCGCCGCATACGTCCTGGACGCCGCGCCCGACCAGGCGAAGACGGCCCTGGAGACGATCTCCTCCACCGGCCGCCAGGCCCTCGCCGAGATGCGCCGGCTGCTGGGCGTGCTGCGCACCGGCGAGCACCAGGAGGGCGGCGAGTACGTGCCGCAGCCCGACGTCGAGCAGATCGAGGACCTGGTCGAGCAGTGCCGCGGCTCGGGCCTGCCCGTGGACTTCAAGGTCGAGGGCACGGCCCGGCCGCTGCCCAGCGGCGTGGAGCTGACGGCGTACCGCATCGTGCAGGAGGCGCTGACCAACACGCGCAAGCACGGCGGGCCGAACACGGGTGCGAGCGTCCGCCTGGTCTACTTCGACGACGGTCTCGGGCTGCTCGTGGAGGACGACGGCAAGGGCGCCCCGCACGAGCTGTACGAGGAGGGCGGGGCCGACGGCGCCGGGCACGGACTGATCGGCATGCGCGAACGGGTCGGCATGGTCGGCGGCACCCTGGACGCGGGCCCGCGACCGGGCGGAGGATTCCGGATCAGCGCCCTGCTCCCGCTCAAACCGGCGCATTGA